A window from Listeria seeligeri serovar 1/2b str. SLCC3954 encodes these proteins:
- a CDS encoding F0F1 ATP synthase subunit gamma produces the protein MSSTNQAQKTIKALNSTRKIVHVTELATLGKLPQLREKSEAAVSYYETILKSLRWVRETMHNGKNQTATEKNVTAIAVTSERGLCGAYNSDVFSKINQLIESLGDQVTINWVVIGEQGHRYLTKLGQNITAYLQVSLENIDLETTTAITADFIDQINSQQMDALYVVFTKYFNAVHSEAMYEKIYPDIPEEEGLKPIEVDYVLDYEEDDEQVEQLLLENYLCGLLYSMFRYSVASEYCMRRIAMKQAKDNIQKQLDEAIFDARKKSLQQKTSELLDIISGAQTIRKEEE, from the coding sequence TTGAGTAGCACAAATCAAGCTCAAAAAACAATCAAAGCACTTAACTCAACCCGTAAAATTGTCCATGTCACGGAACTAGCGACACTCGGAAAACTCCCTCAACTACGTGAAAAGTCTGAAGCAGCCGTTAGTTATTACGAAACTATCTTGAAAAGTCTACGCTGGGTGCGAGAAACCATGCATAATGGTAAAAATCAAACAGCGACAGAAAAAAACGTCACCGCAATTGCAGTCACTTCTGAACGTGGCCTTTGTGGTGCTTATAACAGTGATGTGTTTTCTAAAATTAACCAACTTATCGAATCACTTGGCGACCAAGTAACGATTAACTGGGTGGTTATTGGTGAGCAAGGTCATCGTTATTTAACTAAACTAGGCCAAAATATTACTGCTTACTTGCAAGTTTCGCTCGAAAATATTGATTTAGAAACAACGACAGCAATCACTGCCGACTTTATTGACCAAATTAACTCACAACAAATGGATGCACTATACGTGGTTTTTACTAAATATTTCAATGCTGTTCATTCAGAAGCGATGTATGAAAAAATTTATCCTGATATCCCCGAAGAAGAAGGTTTGAAACCAATCGAGGTTGATTATGTGCTTGACTACGAGGAGGATGATGAGCAGGTCGAGCAACTATTACTCGAAAATTATCTATGTGGCTTGCTTTATAGTATGTTTCGTTACTCGGTTGCGAGCGAATACTGTATGCGTCGAATTGCGATGAAGCAAGCAAAAGACAATATCCAAAAACAACTTGACGAAGCAATTTTTGATGCTAGAAAAAAATCACTGCAACAGAAAACCAGCGAATTACTAGATATCATCAGCGGTGCACAGACAATCAGGAAGGAAGAAGAATAA
- a CDS encoding F0F1 ATP synthase subunit alpha has translation MKTIHFDMKKYETPVDLEYLKEHGRVEKISDGVIFSSGLENAALHQSVLVDQKHRGIILELSEEFVGIGLIDETNDILEGMTVSVVNHFMEVALFDNMAGRIIDTTGKMLYDENGEQATTSYPLFCVTPAIMTIDSVTRPLNTGLAAIDSITPIGRGQRQLILGNRQTGKTQIAVDTIINQHDQNVHCIYVAIGLKAAYIAEVIETLKRHGAMGYSTVVATPASDSLTAQYLTPYAGMAVAESLRDQGKDVLIIFDDLTKHADAYRAISLLFNRPPGREAYPGDSFYIHSSLLERAVQMNQEHGGGSITALPMIETLSDDVTAYIPTNVISITDGQLFLKSDLFNRGQKPAVDVGVSVSRIGGDAQHPIIRKLSRNLTLILSQYEELKELLDFGNALDDGSMRMVTDGRILTELFKQNILNPLSVAELAVLLYAFQNGFLTKIPPAKIQTFKGLLLDKAHTNESFNLFSNQISEIHELDETHTKMLEEIIMEAGRPFS, from the coding sequence TTGAAAACAATCCATTTTGACATGAAAAAATATGAAACCCCTGTGGACTTAGAATATTTAAAAGAACATGGTCGAGTTGAAAAAATTTCCGATGGCGTTATATTTTCTTCTGGACTAGAAAATGCGGCGCTTCATCAGTCTGTGTTAGTTGATCAGAAACATCGTGGCATCATTCTTGAACTGAGTGAAGAATTTGTCGGAATTGGCTTGATAGACGAAACAAACGATATTTTAGAAGGTATGACGGTTTCTGTAGTTAATCATTTTATGGAAGTAGCTCTTTTTGACAATATGGCTGGTCGTATTATCGATACAACTGGAAAAATGCTTTATGACGAAAACGGTGAGCAGGCAACAACGAGTTATCCGCTTTTTTGTGTAACACCTGCAATTATGACGATTGATAGTGTTACTCGCCCGCTAAATACAGGTCTTGCGGCAATCGATTCGATTACACCAATTGGTAGAGGTCAGCGCCAATTAATACTGGGTAACCGCCAAACAGGAAAAACACAAATAGCCGTAGATACAATTATTAACCAACACGATCAAAATGTGCATTGTATATATGTAGCAATTGGACTAAAAGCTGCTTACATTGCAGAAGTTATTGAAACGTTAAAACGCCACGGAGCGATGGGATATTCCACGGTGGTTGCAACACCTGCAAGTGATTCGCTTACTGCCCAGTATTTAACACCATATGCTGGAATGGCAGTGGCAGAATCTTTGCGTGACCAAGGTAAAGATGTATTGATTATTTTTGATGATTTAACTAAACACGCGGATGCATACCGGGCAATTAGTCTTTTATTTAACCGCCCACCAGGTAGAGAAGCATACCCCGGAGATAGTTTTTACATTCACTCTAGTCTATTAGAACGTGCTGTCCAAATGAACCAGGAACATGGCGGTGGCTCCATTACAGCGCTTCCGATGATTGAAACATTATCAGATGACGTAACAGCCTACATTCCTACCAATGTTATTTCGATTACAGATGGACAATTATTCTTGAAATCTGATTTATTTAACCGTGGACAAAAACCAGCAGTCGATGTTGGGGTATCGGTTTCAAGGATTGGTGGAGACGCACAACATCCAATCATCCGTAAGCTTAGTAGAAATTTAACATTGATTCTTTCGCAATATGAAGAACTAAAAGAATTACTTGATTTCGGTAATGCCCTTGATGACGGTAGTATGAGAATGGTCACTGACGGCCGGATTTTAACTGAGCTGTTCAAGCAAAATATCTTAAATCCATTATCGGTCGCAGAGTTAGCCGTTCTTTTATACGCGTTCCAAAACGGTTTCTTAACTAAAATTCCCCCAGCTAAAATCCAAACATTTAAGGGATTATTATTAGATAAAGCTCATACAAACGAATCGTTCAACCTATTTTCAAATCAAATTAGCGAAATTCATGAACTAGACGAAACACATACTAAGATGCTAGAAGAAATCATTATGGAAGCGGGGAGGCCTTTTAGTTGA
- a CDS encoding F0F1 ATP synthase subunit delta — translation MEKIIETIILYGIFAVGFLYLLHFTLKKLENILTSFFYELSQDQSLEKESLLRRLKRQKVATSREEQKNRQLASEAEQKEVIFLEEIDQLVAENRKYEQELHLWQIEQPKQIIEVPSVITTPHAPHKSLSSYIDEILQQVFIESEEDEAGLFTESIREFDALMRTEKIRCALPYKVILQLFEMYSSEQLHIFTESFNKFNERAGRLAVKQVYQSSYLSPEQKLKVMREDGTLNELDAEFVQFLFYMLTHFSYRQSRTLYRNYQGVYNIHFYTGLILVTVASEESASHFKKLWEPGHENYNIEYQVKKELIGGVVLQYGTKSIDMSYQELIKRSTEKIEAEVKI, via the coding sequence ATGGAAAAAATTATAGAAACAATTATCCTTTATGGTATTTTTGCAGTTGGTTTTTTATATCTGCTTCATTTTACCTTGAAAAAACTAGAAAATATTTTAACCAGTTTCTTTTACGAACTTAGTCAAGATCAGTCGCTTGAAAAGGAGAGTCTTTTACGGCGGCTGAAACGACAAAAGGTTGCGACAAGCCGTGAAGAGCAGAAAAATAGACAACTCGCTAGTGAAGCAGAGCAGAAAGAAGTCATCTTTTTAGAAGAAATCGATCAATTAGTGGCGGAGAACAGAAAGTATGAGCAAGAACTGCATCTCTGGCAAATTGAACAACCGAAGCAAATCATTGAAGTGCCAAGTGTGATAACAACGCCACATGCGCCGCACAAGTCACTTAGCAGTTATATTGATGAAATCCTTCAACAAGTTTTCATTGAATCAGAAGAAGATGAAGCAGGACTATTTACGGAGTCGATTCGTGAGTTTGATGCCTTAATGCGAACAGAGAAAATCCGTTGTGCGCTTCCTTATAAAGTGATTTTGCAGTTGTTTGAGATGTATTCCTCTGAGCAGTTGCACATATTTACGGAATCATTTAATAAATTCAATGAGCGGGCAGGTAGACTTGCTGTTAAACAAGTTTATCAAAGCAGTTATTTGTCACCAGAGCAGAAACTTAAAGTAATGCGAGAAGATGGGACGTTAAATGAATTAGATGCAGAATTTGTGCAGTTTCTATTTTATATGCTGACACACTTCTCTTATCGTCAATCTCGTACGCTTTATCGCAATTATCAAGGTGTATATAATATTCACTTCTACACTGGACTTATTCTCGTTACAGTAGCGAGTGAAGAATCGGCCAGCCACTTTAAAAAACTATGGGAGCCGGGACACGAAAATTATAATATCGAGTATCAAGTGAAAAAAGAATTAATTGGTGGAGTCGTTCTGCAATATGGAACAAAATCAATTGATATGAGCTATCAGGAATTAATTAAGCGCTCAACAGAAAAAATTGAAGCGGAAGTGAAAATTTGA
- a CDS encoding ATP synthase subunit c family protein (Produces ATP from ADP in the presence of a proton gradient across the membrane. Subunit C is part of the membrane proton channel F0): MDLVVACSVIGAALAVGLATLGAAIGQGIAVSRATEIIGKNPNAKKEVMGGLFLGLLMIVALMLFALAIAVILLWVNPFI, translated from the coding sequence ATGGATTTAGTAGTTGCATGTAGCGTAATTGGCGCAGCACTAGCAGTTGGACTGGCGACACTTGGCGCTGCAATTGGACAAGGGATTGCAGTTAGTAGAGCAACAGAAATTATCGGAAAAAACCCCAATGCTAAAAAAGAAGTTATGGGAGGTCTCTTTTTGGGACTCCTAATGATTGTCGCATTAATGCTTTTTGCACTAGCGATTGCAGTCATTTTACTTTGGGTTAATCCGTTTATATGA
- the atpD gene encoding F0F1 ATP synthase subunit beta yields MKKHTGTIISISGFVLKIEFNESDLPEIGYALEYETHQGNYLAEVVQHTGINTVSAIAIGEVSGLARGTIVNNLGRPIEVPVGEKVLGRMLNVYGKAIDGKPEPDTEVKWPIFRNQPKLSELDTNKEILYTGIKVIDLICPILKGGKTGLFGGAGVGKSVLMQELINNISMLGGNAVFTGVGERVREGIGLYKELEESGVLPQTTVVLGQMNESPGVRMRVALTGLTIAEYLRDEEKKDVLLFIDNVFRFIQAGSEVSSLQGKIPITGGYQSTLSKEVGNFQDRIASTKDGSITSIQCVFLPADDIDDPSAVATFSHLDSTIVLERSIAALGIFPAVNPLQSSSRALNPNFVGERHYNLAVQVKFILQRYMELQEIINVLGIAELSDEDKSLVNRARKIRNFLSQPFYVSEKFTGSEGIFVEIEDLLVSIERILNGDYDERSERDFLFIGSYKDLK; encoded by the coding sequence ATGAAAAAACACACAGGGACCATTATTAGTATTAGTGGTTTTGTTTTAAAAATAGAATTTAATGAAAGTGATTTGCCAGAAATCGGCTATGCACTTGAATATGAAACGCACCAAGGAAATTACTTGGCAGAAGTGGTTCAGCATACAGGTATCAATACTGTTTCAGCAATCGCTATTGGTGAAGTAAGCGGTCTTGCAAGAGGAACAATCGTTAATAATTTAGGACGTCCAATTGAAGTCCCAGTTGGCGAAAAAGTACTTGGCCGGATGTTGAATGTATATGGAAAAGCAATTGACGGAAAACCTGAACCAGACACAGAAGTTAAATGGCCGATTTTCCGTAATCAACCAAAACTAAGCGAACTAGATACAAATAAAGAAATCCTATACACCGGTATTAAAGTAATTGATTTAATTTGCCCAATTTTAAAAGGTGGTAAAACAGGTCTTTTTGGTGGTGCAGGTGTTGGTAAATCAGTACTAATGCAAGAATTGATTAATAATATTAGTATGCTAGGTGGAAACGCCGTATTTACTGGGGTTGGAGAACGTGTTCGTGAAGGTATTGGTTTATATAAAGAATTAGAAGAAAGTGGCGTATTACCTCAAACAACTGTCGTATTAGGTCAAATGAATGAGTCGCCGGGTGTTCGGATGCGAGTAGCTTTAACTGGCTTAACGATTGCTGAATATTTAAGAGATGAAGAGAAAAAAGATGTACTACTTTTTATTGATAATGTTTTCCGTTTTATCCAGGCGGGTTCTGAAGTATCTTCCTTGCAAGGTAAAATTCCGATTACAGGTGGCTATCAATCCACTCTTTCAAAAGAAGTTGGGAATTTCCAAGATCGTATCGCCTCGACAAAAGATGGTTCAATTACCTCGATTCAATGTGTGTTCTTACCAGCCGATGATATTGATGATCCTTCTGCTGTAGCCACATTTAGTCATTTGGATTCAACGATTGTATTGGAACGTTCGATTGCGGCACTTGGGATTTTCCCAGCTGTTAATCCACTTCAATCATCTTCCCGTGCACTTAACCCGAATTTTGTTGGGGAACGTCATTACAATTTAGCAGTTCAAGTGAAATTCATTTTACAACGTTATATGGAATTACAAGAAATCATCAACGTACTTGGAATCGCTGAGTTAAGTGATGAAGATAAGAGCCTTGTTAATAGAGCGAGAAAAATCCGTAACTTCCTTTCCCAACCATTCTATGTTTCTGAAAAGTTCACTGGATCAGAAGGGATCTTTGTTGAAATTGAAGATTTGCTCGTTAGTATTGAACGTATTTTGAATGGCGATTATGATGAACGCTCCGAGCGGGATTTCTTGTTTATCGGATCCTACAAAGACTTGAAATAG